Proteins co-encoded in one Salmo salar unplaced genomic scaffold, Ssal_v3.1, whole genome shotgun sequence genomic window:
- the LOC106606290 gene encoding zinc finger protein OZF, whose product MKKQHKHCNTCYSRAAAWKPHSIELHQFKTKLSHCYLRVHATQWTSATVASYSIVQATDRAIPSPSTIPESPGHNSPGSALLLGLKRVSVWLVDCRKTPGKSGTVRGHEEEGDLISSRDTPNRRSLSGRCLSSGDSQPHVADETEKSLSRSEHLKKHQQRSTGKKPHHCCSDCGKSFTSRSDFIIHQRIHTGEKPYCCSQCGKSFAASNTLKSHLRIHTGEKPYPCLDCGKSFSYLGALNIHKLTHTGVKPYSCDQCGKSYAVSEALTIHQCIHTGEKSYSCDQCGKGFSQSAPLNSHQRTHTGEKPYSCDQCGKNFALASSLTRHHRTHTGERPYVCLCGKSFALASTLTTHQLTHTGEKPFSCDQCGKSFAIASSLTRHHRTHTREKPFTCVKCGKSFSQSGTLNSHQRTHTGEKPYRCVQCGKSFAQSVHLNIHQRKHTGEKPYSCDQCGKSFVVSEKLTIHQRIHTGEKPYSCGQCGKSFSQSGTLNSHQRTHTGVKPYVCLCGKSFAYLGQMKKHQKTKTCCISSPSYLSPVPDP is encoded by the exons atgaaaaaacaacACAAACATTGTAATACGTGTTACTCTCGGGCGGCTGCCTGGAAGCCCCACAGCATTGAACTACATCAGTTCAAAACAAAATTGTCACACTGCTACCTTAGAGTGCATGCAACGCAATGGACTTCTGCAACGGTAGCTAGCTACTCCATAGTCCAAGCTACA GACAGAGCTATCCCGTCCCCCTCCACCATACCGGAGTCCCCTGGTCACAACTCTCCTGGTAGTGCCTTACTGCTGGGTCTGAAGAGGGTGTCTGTGTGGCTGGTCGACTGCAGGAAAACACCAGGGAAGAGTGGAACTGTGAGAGGACACGAGGAGGAGGGAGATTTGATTTCATCAA GGGACACTCCTAACCGTCGTTCTCTCAGTGGCAGGTGCTTATCATCTGGGGATTCTCAACCACATGTTGCTGACGAGACAGAGAAGAGTCTTTCCAGATCAGAACATCTCAAGAAACATCAGCAGAGAAGTACAGGGAAGAAACCTCACCACTGCtgttctgactgtgggaagagtttcacaaGCCGGAGTGACTTCATTATTCACCAGCGGATTCACACCGGAGAGAAACCATACTGCTGCtcacagtgtgggaagagtttcgcTGCTTCTAACACCTTAAAATCTCATCTGAGAattcatacaggagagaaaccttaccccTGCCTTGATTGTGGGAAAAGCTTTTCGTATTTGGGAGCCCTAAACatacacaagctaacacacactggagtgaagccttatagctgtgatcagtgtgggaaaagCTATGCTGTATCAGAAGCCCTAACTATACACCagtgcatacacacaggagagaagtcttatagctgtgatcagtgtgggaagggCTTCAGTCAATCAGCGCCCCTAAATTCACACCaacgaacacacactggagagaaaccttatagctgtgatcagtgtgggaagaactTTGCTCTAGCTTCCTCCCTGACTAGACACCatcgaacacacactggagagagaccttatgtctgtctatgtgggaagagctttgctcTAGCTTCCACCCTGACTACACACCAgctaacacacactggagagaagccttttagctgtgatcagtgtgggaagagctttgctATAGCTTCCTCCCTGACTAGACACCATCGAACACACACTAGAGAGAAACCTTTTACCTGTGttaagtgtgggaagagcttcagtcAATCAGGGACCCTAAATtcacaccagcgaacacacactggagagaagccttatagatGTGTTCAGTGTGGCAAGAGCTTTGCTCAATCAGTACACCTGAATatacaccagagaaaacacacaggagagaaaccttatagctgtgatcagtgtgggaagagctttgtgGTGTCAGAAAAACTTACTATACACcagcgcatacacacaggagagaagccttatagctgtggtcagtgtgggaagagcttcagtcAATCAGGGACCCTAAATtcacaccagcgaacacacactggAGTGAAACCCTATGTTTGTCtatgtgggaagagctttgctTATTTAGGGCAAATGAAAAAACACCAGAAAACAAAAACGTGCTGtatttcctctccctcctacctGTCACCGGTCCCAGATCCCTAA